DNA from Doryrhamphus excisus isolate RoL2022-K1 chromosome 19, RoL_Dexc_1.0, whole genome shotgun sequence:
TTGGCATTATGTggtataacaataacaacattctGTTTCTGCACAAAagcaaaagtgtgtgtgtgacatacaTACAACTTACTTGAGTTTAGTTCGAAACATTTCCAGTTTATCGTTGCTGGTTCCTCTCTGCAGCAGCAGCTTGCCGATGGCCGACTGGCTTCTGTGGTGTTGAATGTGGGGGCACGTGGTCGCCTCGGCAACATCGTGCCAAGTCCCCAAAAACTGTCAGGAAAACATAGGGTGATGTCACATGTTACATTTTACAAGCAGGAATCATAGCCaatagcatcatcatcatcatcaccagcgTCAAGTGCTTTACAATTAGTAGAAAACAATCAATACCCTAGACACGTTGAAAGTTTTTGTTGAAATgacacataaaaatgacaaaatggcaaaaattgtggtaaaaaaaaaataaaataaaaataataataataatagtaataatcattACTGGAATTTtccaaatttaataaattttccTGATTTGGTTGGAAAAAGTAAGTGCAATTGTCAGCACCATTGTTAAACGATTCTGGTAATCCTGGTAATCCGACTCTACCTCATTTCTTTAATAATGTACATTAATAATGTATGTTATTATGTAACATTAACTTATGTTTAAACCTGATGGGACAATTAAACATATTCTCGCCCACCATTACAAAGGATCCTGGTAATCATGTTTCACGTCATTCCATTATTAACATACTTTGTGCATGTTTAAACCCGATCTTATGGAACAAATAAACATATTCTTCAGCACCATTTTTAAGGATCCTGGTAATCCTGGTaatcatgtctcacataattttttttactaacatgCTTTGTGCATGTTTAAACCCGATCTTATGGACCAGTTAAACATTCTTTAGCACCATTCTAAATAATCCTGGTAATCACGTTTCACATCATTTCTTTAATAACGTACTTTGTGCATGTTTAAACCCGATCTTATGGAACAATTAAACATTCTTTAGCACCATTCGAAATAATCTTGGTAATCCTGGTAatcatgttttttgtcatttttaaataacatccttggcacattttaaaaactgaTTTTAGCAAACAATCAAATGTTATCTTTAGCACCTTTCCAAGGGGTCATGGTAATCCTGGTTATTTGTGGCATACACAACATTCCTGTATACCagggattctcaactggtggatgGGTCGAGACTCGAAATACCTTCATCAAAAATGCCATCCAAATATATAGCTGATGTCTGGCTTGTCTATTACATTTACCACATCCTGGTAATCATGTGTTACCTCATTTCCTTAACAATGTACTGTTGCACACATTTAAAATTGATCTTATCAAATGATTAAATGCATTATTCAGCACCATTACAAAGGATCCTGGTAATCACGTTCCTCCTCCTTTAATTAAAGGAATGTTTAAAATTGATCTTACTGAACAATTAAATGCATTCTTTAGCACCATTCTAAAGGATGTTGGTAATCCTGGTAATCATGTTCCTCCTCATTTCGTTAATCGTTTTGCACATGTTTAAACACGATCTGATTGAACAAGTAAACACATCAAACAATTGTCAAACAATTAAATGCTTTCCATAGCACCTTTCCAAAGGATCCTGGTAATGCTGGTAATATGTGGCACATTTACCACATCCTGGTAATCACGCTTCACATTATTTCTTTGATAATGTACTTTGTGCATGTTTAAAACCACTCTTATGGGACAATTTAACCTTTCTAAAGGATTCTGGTAACCCTGGTAAAGTTTGAGCAGGACTAGCATAAAGCTATACTTTCTTGTGTCATATGGAGTTTAGAAAAATTTCACTTGAACTTTGAAATGTGTGCGACATATGAGACGGTGGCACTCACCCTGGTTAGATCAAAGTTCTCCTGGGTGGGGTACAGAGGTTCTACGGCAATGGGGAGCGCCTGGGTGGTCCAGGTCCCCACCAGGACTAGCAGAGGAAGTAGAACCACAGCTTTCTGCATGCTTGCTTTCAGGCTGCCAGCGGTGTGCTTGTCTCTGTGAGGAATGATGTTGGGATTCCCAGCAAAAGCACCATGGAGCGGGggtggtggggaggggggcGCATTGACCCGTGTTACAGAACAAACACGTTAAAGAGCAAAGTTctgatggccgatggtggacaTCAGGAGTTTggcaaaatgaacaaatcaataTATGATCATTAATGAGTAGCGAATGAATGTGTGCTGTTTTACATTCAAGTACATCGTCGTTGATGTTCCACTTAGTTCCCTTAGTTCCACTTTAGGAtccaaacatgaacacacacacctggATCCACCCGCCCAATAAGCCTTTGCTTGTTTTAATGCTAGTAAATTACACCTGGCTACACTGTATAGAACCCGCCTGTTTCAGCCAGCCCTGCCGCTGGGATTGAACACATGACCTTCAAAATGGGAGACGAGAGCGATGACCGCTTGGACTGTCGACCCAACGTTCAGCGCAGCTCTTAAAGCTGAGGGGGTGAGGTTTGCCAATGTACACTTGCACAGCCACACTGGCTGGCATCCATTACAAATACAGTCATGTGACCATTTGGGTAAGTTCATTGTCCATAAATCATTTGTATAATCACGATAACCAATAGAGGGCGCCGTCGCTGCACATCCGGTCATGTGCTTGTGTAATCTTTGTCATCCGTCAATCTATTTTCCGGCAGCTACAGACCGTAACAAGAGTTCATAATAATTTCAGAAATGTCAACAAGGATGCATGAATTTTCATATGCACGTATGAAAAGTTCTGGTTTCATTAAAGATGATGTCGTCGTTTCTCATTCCATGTTTTTGGACCAGGACCTTGAAGTCTTTCAGCACCGCAGGCCTCACATCCAAAGATCGAGCTGCGGAAAGTAAATTTATAGTCAGAATAGTCTTTTGAATATAGAAATtgtttttatacaatttttataCAATACATTTAGGAGAGCATTGTTGAACAGTAGAAATTGTTTTGGTGCTTgcataaatatattgtttttgttaggTGTATGCTCCTAAATGCTATTGGTTCTGCTgttctgcgattggctggcgaccagtccagggtgtgccccgcctctcgtccgaagtcagctgggataggctccagaatccCCCCtcgaccctactgaggataagcaacatagaagatggatggatgggggggtTCTGTCGCTGTTGTGTTGGGTAAAACACTCTTCATAAACAACCATGTGGTGACAGAACGCTACTTTTCCttctccactttctcatgcactccacatcATAATTCAAGTcaagaaatatacagtatatcatgttttttttttgcatttgagaATGAAGCCTCACTATAAAGTTTGAAGATGGTGGTTTTGTTCTGTGATGTTCTCTCCGTGCTCAGCAGACCCATCATTGCGTACCCGTCATAGTCGGTATGAACCACGTAGGCGCCAACGTCCACCCCGAGCCCTTTAAGGACACAGTGTGTTAAAAGTCAGCAAATTTGATGTGAATTCAAAGGGAGGAGACTTACTTCCAACATAGTAGAGAAACTTCCCTGCTGTCTCTGTGGTAGCGTACTGCATGGACGTCTGCTGGCATGAACCATTCCTACACGCAAAACAATCACATGAGCTCATGTAGCACGCTAACCTGCTGGCATGATGGTCTCACCTGAAAGTAGCGGACGTCACTGTGAGGTTCACATGATCCGATCGCTTCAAGTCCAAAGCAACAACACCCGGGTTTGCCTTCTTCTTGCTGGTGTAATGTGGACAATCAGAGACCACGGCCACCTCATACCACCTCCCCACAAACTGGAAAGAGCACAGTCATCATCAAGCATGCatgcaaaaacagcaaaaactcaCCTGCTCCACATCAAAGTTCTCCTGGGGCAGCAAAGCGAGTCCATGCAGGATCCACGGCCACGTAAAAACAAGCAGAGACGACAAAATCCAAACTGTAGGAGGCATAGTCTTCATCCTGGCACTCAATACCGCACACGGCCTGCAAAGATGACTTGTTTGCGCTATAGAGGCTGGGTGGGGGGCAAAGGTTGTTAGCATTTGTAGCTACCGATCAATACATAGCTTGTCAgacttgtcacttatacagaggTACAAGTGAAACTGTGCTATCTCCTGTCCATACATATACTACATGCACATACTACATACACGATGTACATATACAATACCACCCAATATGGCAGGGACCATCCTGTTTACTCATGTTTGGAGCTCATCAACAAACTTTAGGGATgcataagaacataaaaaaacataattcaaaaGTCACTTTTCCATAAGAGGGGACTTTTCAAGGCTCCTGACAAGCAAACGCTGCCCCCTTCTGGTCACGTAGGGACCTTGGCCTGAGGCACTAGTAAACAGCACGAggaacattcattaattcattttctaccgcttatcctcatgagggtcgcaggtgtggaggctggagcctatcccagctgtctttgggcgagaggcggggtccaccctggactggtggccagccaatcacagggcacatatagacaaacaaccatttccgcccacattcatacctatggataatttggagtggccaatgaagctagcatgtttttggaatgggggaggaaaccggagtactcgaagaaaacccacacgtgcacggggagaacacaggAGGAACAATGAAGTCCCAAAacgaggggtgtccaaagtgtatttGTAGCCTGTGGCACATTCAAAAACTATACACTAATAAGGAAACTAAACTAAGTAAACTAAAACAACAGCcacaatgagcttgtcaaccAACTGCTGGAGGTCATAATACTATAGCAATATAACGGTCTGACTCAGTGTCATATTACAAACAACACTTAAGTCATCACCCAGCGACTTAACCCTCAAAAGGTACACCAGAAAAATATAGCATGTaacaatactgtacatttctcatcaaggcattgcatctgagaaacgcattcattggggtgctgcaatgacgtcagtctCCCTCTAGGATTTGGGCTCCGGctctctctggtggacagaagcagctTCTTGCCCaccatttaattaaatttgaaTGAAATGGGTAATGGGTAAATGAGTAAACTaacatattggctttttttcatttaaactcatattgctacatgtttgcatatttctgaggtataacctttgagtgttaagctcctgtgtgatgagttcaatGTTTGTGAGGTGAAAACAGGTATCTGTTCTGGAGAGTAAAGattgcaatttccaatgggttgacaagctcatcaTGAGTTtctttaaattttattttatggctcctgattggctcctgtcaaataaagagctgcctggtcgTATAGAATATTTCACCTAtacgacaaagctgagatgcacttttttcttcaaatattttgaaCTTCTTAGCATGcccacatgtgttgctttacataATAGCAAAGTGGAAaaacctttggacacccctgcacaaaacACCACACCCACCGTGTCACATCTGGAAAAGTCATCCTCAGACAGCCTTTGATGGATTTATCATTGTTTATTTGGCAAGACAGCTCATAAAGCTTTACTGGTAAGTGAATGCAGGAAAGGGTGCATAGGAACCTGAAAGACAACACATTGATGAGTTGGGTTGGCttcaaatcaataataatgtcAGTAAGCTCACCTAGCGGCCAGATGGCGATGGAGGGCAGTTCTCTGTGGGTTTCATATAAAAACGATCACATAGCAAGAAAAGAATAAATTATACTGTACATTGATGGATAATATGGTTC
Protein-coding regions in this window:
- the LOC131107552 gene encoding protein AMBP-like isoform X1 — encoded protein: MKTMPPTVWILSSLLVFTWPWILHGLALLPQENFDVEQFVGRWYEVAVVSDCPHYTSKKKANPGVVALDLKRSDHVNLTVTSATFRNGSCQQTSMQYATTETAGKFLYYVGRLGVDVGAYVVHTDYDGYAMMGLLSTERTSQNKTTIFKLYTRSLDVRPAVLKDFKVLVQKHGMRNDDIIFNETRTFHTCI
- the LOC131107552 gene encoding protein AMBP-like isoform X2, giving the protein MKTMPPTVWILSSLLVFTWPWILHGLALLPQENFDVEQFVGRWYEVAVVSDCPHYTSKKKANPGVVALDLKRSDHVNLTVTSATFRNGSCQQTSMQYATTETAGKFLYYVGRLGVDVGAYVVHTDYDGYAMMGLLSTERTSQNKTTIFKLYIGSRGDSGAYPS